CTATCTGCCGGAGCCGGACGAAATTTCCGCAGCACCGCACAGGATCGAACTGCAGCAGGCACCTTTGCTTGACGAGCCCGGCGCGCCCGCCTTCCGCGCCAGCGCCGAGCTTTCCTCCATTTCGGATTTCGCCTTCTGGGAAGTCATGGCCTTCGAAGAGGCCGAGCCGGTTCGCGCGCCGCCGTTGATATCGTTCCCGAAGACCGAGACTTCGCCCGAATCGATCACGTCGCTGTTCCGGATCATGGAATGGCGCCCCGGCCGGTCGGCCCCGGCTCCCGTCGTCTCTCGCCCGGCCCCGCAGCCGGCCGCGGTCTCCGCAAAGGTCGCCGTGCGCCCTGCGGCCGCAATATCCCTGGAAAAGCCCAGGCGCATTCCTGTCGAGGCACCGGTCGCGCCGGCCCCCCAGGCTGCGCCGGCCCCTCACGTCGTGTCAGCCCCTTTGGTCGCGCCGGCGCCGCAGCGCACGCCGCCCGTCGCTGCGGTCCTGCCATCGCCGCGCCTGGCCGTGAGGCCCGAAAGGATCGACGCATCCGGCTATGAATTTCCGCCGCGTGCCCTTCTGCAGGAGCCTCCGGAACGCCTCGGCGAGATCATGTCGCAGGAAACGCTGGAGCAGAATGCCGGGCTTCTGGAAAGCGTGCTGGAAGATTTCGGCATCAAGGGCGAGATCATCCATGTCCGTCCCGGCCCCGTCGTCACCCTCTATGAATTCGAGCCGGCGCCGGGTGTGAAATCCTCGCGCGTCATCGGCCTTGCCGATGATATCGCCCGCTCGATGTCGGCGCTCTCGGCCCGTGTTGCCGTGGTCCCCGGCCGCAACGTCATCGGCATCGAACTGCCGAATGTCACGCGTGAAACCGTTTACTTCCGCGAGATGATCGAGAGCCAGGATTTCGAGAAGAGCGGTTACAAGCTGGCGCTCGGCCTCGGCAAGACCATTGGCGGCGAGCCTGTCATTGCCGAGCTCGCCAAGATGCCGCATCTGCTCGTCGCCGGCACCACCGGTTCCGGCAAGTCGGTCGCCATCAACACGATGATCCTGTCGCTGCTCTACCGCATGACGCCGGAACAGTGCCGCCTGATCATGGTCGACCCGAAAATGCTCGAACTGTCCGTCTATGACGGCATCCCGCATCTGCTGACGCCCGTCGTCACCGATCCGAAAAAGGCGGTCATGGCGCTGAAATGGGCCGTGCGCGAAATGGAGGAGCGCTATCGCAAGATGTCGCGCCTCGGTGTCCGCAACATCGACGGTTACAACGACCGCGTCGCCCAGGCCCGCGAAAAGGGCGAGACCATCCATGTCATGGTCCAGGTCGGCTTCGACAAGGGCACCGGCACTCCGATCGAGGAAAGCCAGGCGCTGGACCTGACGCCAATGCCTTATATCGTCGTCATCGTCGACGAGATGGCCGACCTGATGATGGTCGCCGGCAAGGACATCGAAGGTGCGATCCAACGCCTCGCCCAAATGGCGCGCGCCGCCGGCATTCATCTGATCATGGCGACACAGCGTCCGTCCGTCGACGTCATCACCGGCACGATCAAGGCAAACTTCCCGACCCGCATCTCCTTCCAGGTGACCTCGAAGATCGACAGCCGCACCATTCTCGGCGAGCAGGGTGCCGAGCAGCTGCTCGGTCAGGGAGATATGCTGCATATGCAGGGCGGCGGGCGGATTTCCCGTGTCCACGGTCCCTTCGTCTCGGATGTCGAAGTGGAAAAGGTTGTCGCCCATCTGAAGACCCAGGGCCGGCCGGAATATCTCGACACAGTCACCGCCGATGAGGAGGAAGAGACGGAAGAGGAAGAAGCCGGCGCCGTTTTCGACAAGAGCGCCATGGCTTCGGAGGATGGCAACGAGCTCTACGAGCAGGCGGTCAAGGTCGTCATGCGCGACAAGAAATGCTCGACCTCCTATATCCAGCGCCGCCTCGGCATCGGCTATAACCGCGCCGCCTCATTGGTGGAACGCATGGAAAAGGAAGGTCTCGTCGGCCCGGCCAACCATGTCGGCAAGCGCGAGATCGTATCGGGACGGGGCGACGGCGAGTAATCGCCGGCGGCCAGGGCGTCTGACGGATTCCTGTTTTACATCATCGAGGCAGCCAGCCGAACCGTCTCGCTGACAAACTCGGTCTTTCCGCCGGTATAAAAATCCCAATCACCGGCTGCCTCCGCAGCCAGCCGGCGCTTCAGATCGGCATAGGCCTTGGCCCTCTCGGGGTGATCCCTGAGATAATCGCGAAACAGAATGCGGTCCCGATGCGCGCGATTATTAGGCCCGCAAAGATAGAGCTTGAAGCCATAAGCTTGATGATCGCGGGTGAAAGCCCATCGTTGCTCTCCAGTATCGCCGTGGAAGACGAAGTCGGCAGCGCGCACCATCTCGATCGCCGCTGCCAGGAACGCGTCGGATATCATCACCGCATCGAGGTCGATCTTCGGCTTGGCCGGCAGGCCAGGCACCGACGTACTGCCGATATGATCCATGGAAAGCAGGCGGTCACCGAGCAAGGCGGAGACCTCGGTGCTGATCTCGGCAAACAGCCGCGGCCAGGAAGGATCGTAGTCGACCACTTTGATGGCGCGCATGCCCTTCCCCTCGATCTGTTCAGGGCGCCTTGGCCAGCAACCCGTCCAGGATCTCGATCATCTTCTGCTCGGCCTCTTCGAGAGAGCTGCTATTGTCGAGCTCGGTCACGTCGTATTCGCCGCGCACCGTCAGCGGTCCGCGGGCAAGCCGGGCCATGATATCCTCATGCGTCTCCCGTCCGCGCGCCTCCAGCCGGCCGGCGAGCACCTCGGGGCGGGCGGTGACGTTGATGACCTTCAGCCGCGGGAAGGCGGCCTGGAAGCGATGAAGTGCCGAGCGCGAGCCGTTGGCGACGACGACATGACCTCTCGACAGCGCCACCGAGACCTCGGCCGGAATGCCGTATTTCAGGCCGTGCGCTTCCCACCAGACGGCGAAGGAGCCTGACTGCTCCATGGCGGCAAAACCTTCGAGGGAGACGGAAAGATGGTCTTCGCCGCCGGCGTCACGGTGACGGGTGATGACGCGGCGGACGAAATGCACATCGTCGCGCCCCTTGAACCGCCGGGCCGCGAGGTTCATCAGCGTGTCCTTGCCGGCCCCGCTCGGTCCGACGACGACGACCATGATGCCGCGCTCGGCTCCGGCTCCTGCGTGGGGTTCGTGCGACATCATGCGACACGGCGTCCCTGGCGCCAGACGGAGCGTGTCACCGGCACGCCATGCGAACGGTGGACGCGCACGAGATCGGCGCGCAGCCCGGTTGCGATCCGGCCGCGATCGTCGAGGCTGACGGTACGGGCGGGCGTCGACGTCACCATGGCGATCGCCTTCGGTAGGCTGATGCTCTCCACCTCGTCGGCGAGGATGAAGGGCGCATGCAGCAGGCTGAGCGGCACGTAGTCGGAGGAAAGCACGTCGAGCACCCCCATCTCGGCAAGGTCGCGGGCGGCGATATTGCCGGAATGCGACTTGCCGCGCACGATGTTCGGCGCGCCCATCAGCACGCTCATGCCATGTCCGTGCGACGCCCGGGCGGCGTCGAAACTGGTCGGGAACTCGGCCAGGCGTACACCGTTGTCGATCGCCTCGTCGACATGCGAGAGCGTCGCATCGTCATGGCTTGCCACGGTGATGCCGCGCTCGGCGCAGACCTTGGCGATGGCATTGCGGTGCGGCGTCGAATTGCGCGCCGATTCTGCCTGGCGCTTGGCGACGAAACGGGCGAAGGCCTCGTCGCTCAGGCCCCGTTTCTTCTGGTAGTAGAAGATATATTGATCCATCGTCTGGAACTGACGCTGGCCGGGCGCATGATCCATCAGCGAGACGAGCCGCACATGCCGGTCGTTTTCGAAATCGGCGAAATGTTCGAGCACATTGTCGGCCGAGACCTCGCAGCGCAAATGAAGCAGGTGCTCGGCGCGCAGCCTGCCTTCCGTCTCCGCCGACTGGATGGCATCGGCCATCTCGCGCATCTCGCCATGTTCGAAGCCGCCGTCCTCGTCCGCCCCCATACGCAGGCAGTCGAACACCGTGGTGATGCCTGATGTGACGATCTGGGCGTCATGCGCCTGGATGGCGGCGGTCTTGTTCCAGCGAATGCCGGGGCGCGGCTGATAATGCCCTTCGAGATGGTCGGTGTGCAGCTCGACAAGGCCGGGAATGATGTAGTCGCCTTCAAAATCTTCGCCGGCTATCGAGTTGCCCTCGGTGATATCGGCGATCTTCCCGTCGCGAATGAGGATCGAGCCCGAGAGGATGTCGTCCTCGAGAACGATGCGGGCGTTGGAAAACACGGTCTCTTTGCTCATGTCGTCAGGTCTTTCAGCGTTTGGCGCCGGCAAGCGGTAGCCAGGAATGAACTTTGAACGGGGCGCCGCGCGTCTCCTCGATGAAGACGGCAAGGCCGGAAATCGAAAGCGGCCGGCCGGTGAAATCGGCAAAACGCTCGGTCAGGATCGCTTTCATCACCTCGGCGCGTGTTTCGGGCACCTGGCCGCTCAGCGTCATGTGAAAGCCGAAATCCTCCATGACGTAAGGATAACCCCAGCGCTGCAGATGGGCACGCTGGCTGTCGCTGAGCTTCTCCGGGTTGCGCCGCGCCATATCGGCCTCGGAAAGTGCTGCGCGGAACGGCTCGAACGACCTTACCACCTTCGCGGCGAAATCCTGAAGTGGTTGATGAAGAGAACCGGGAACGAGGGCAAAAAAACGGCCGAGCTGGCCAAGCACGAGTTCAGGAATCTCGAAGGCTTGCGTGCGCTGGGCAAAATCCTCGGCAACGGTCATGAGATCCTTCTCGGTGACGGAGGAGGCGAGCGAAAACGGCGCCTTGATCGTGGCGTGAAAGCCGTAGCGGCGGGGGTCGGCGGTCAGCTCGCACTGTTCTGCCGCACCCAACTGCTCATGGTCCGGTGCAGGATAGGTCTCGCCGGTGAAGGCATTGCGGCCGAGCCAGCGCGAGGCCGCGCCGGTCAGGGGATCATCCTTCGGCGGCGAGAAATAG
The Rhizobium leguminosarum DNA segment above includes these coding regions:
- a CDS encoding DUF1045 domain-containing protein; this encodes MRYALYFSPPKDDPLTGAASRWLGRNAFTGETYPAPDHEQLGAAEQCELTADPRRYGFHATIKAPFSLASSVTEKDLMTVAEDFAQRTQAFEIPELVLGQLGRFFALVPGSLHQPLQDFAAKVVRSFEPFRAALSEADMARRNPEKLSDSQRAHLQRWGYPYVMEDFGFHMTLSGQVPETRAEVMKAILTERFADFTGRPLSISGLAVFIEETRGAPFKVHSWLPLAGAKR
- a CDS encoding DNA translocase FtsK; amino-acid sequence: MRFPRTNLTDAGDFSSEIETDLPEENPGEKPAAPIWQSNFSLAPNVRFTRTPETLISRRRAPNEPVRDDSQIGQQAIRIEPVAVDVPFDIYLPEPDEISAAPHRIELQQAPLLDEPGAPAFRASAELSSISDFAFWEVMAFEEAEPVRAPPLISFPKTETSPESITSLFRIMEWRPGRSAPAPVVSRPAPQPAAVSAKVAVRPAAAISLEKPRRIPVEAPVAPAPQAAPAPHVVSAPLVAPAPQRTPPVAAVLPSPRLAVRPERIDASGYEFPPRALLQEPPERLGEIMSQETLEQNAGLLESVLEDFGIKGEIIHVRPGPVVTLYEFEPAPGVKSSRVIGLADDIARSMSALSARVAVVPGRNVIGIELPNVTRETVYFREMIESQDFEKSGYKLALGLGKTIGGEPVIAELAKMPHLLVAGTTGSGKSVAINTMILSLLYRMTPEQCRLIMVDPKMLELSVYDGIPHLLTPVVTDPKKAVMALKWAVREMEERYRKMSRLGVRNIDGYNDRVAQAREKGETIHVMVQVGFDKGTGTPIEESQALDLTPMPYIVVIVDEMADLMMVAGKDIEGAIQRLAQMARAAGIHLIMATQRPSVDVITGTIKANFPTRISFQVTSKIDSRTILGEQGAEQLLGQGDMLHMQGGGRISRVHGPFVSDVEVEKVVAHLKTQGRPEYLDTVTADEEEETEEEEAGAVFDKSAMASEDGNELYEQAVKVVMRDKKCSTSYIQRRLGIGYNRAASLVERMEKEGLVGPANHVGKREIVSGRGDGE
- the phnN gene encoding phosphonate metabolism protein/1,5-bisphosphokinase (PRPP-forming) PhnN, which produces MMSHEPHAGAGAERGIMVVVVGPSGAGKDTLMNLAARRFKGRDDVHFVRRVITRHRDAGGEDHLSVSLEGFAAMEQSGSFAVWWEAHGLKYGIPAEVSVALSRGHVVVANGSRSALHRFQAAFPRLKVINVTARPEVLAGRLEARGRETHEDIMARLARGPLTVRGEYDVTELDNSSSLEEAEQKMIEILDGLLAKAP
- a CDS encoding GrpB family protein, whose protein sequence is MRAIKVVDYDPSWPRLFAEISTEVSALLGDRLLSMDHIGSTSVPGLPAKPKIDLDAVMISDAFLAAAIEMVRAADFVFHGDTGEQRWAFTRDHQAYGFKLYLCGPNNRAHRDRILFRDYLRDHPERAKAYADLKRRLAAEAAGDWDFYTGGKTEFVSETVRLAASMM
- a CDS encoding alpha-D-ribose 1-methylphosphonate 5-triphosphate diphosphatase yields the protein MSKETVFSNARIVLEDDILSGSILIRDGKIADITEGNSIAGEDFEGDYIIPGLVELHTDHLEGHYQPRPGIRWNKTAAIQAHDAQIVTSGITTVFDCLRMGADEDGGFEHGEMREMADAIQSAETEGRLRAEHLLHLRCEVSADNVLEHFADFENDRHVRLVSLMDHAPGQRQFQTMDQYIFYYQKKRGLSDEAFARFVAKRQAESARNSTPHRNAIAKVCAERGITVASHDDATLSHVDEAIDNGVRLAEFPTSFDAARASHGHGMSVLMGAPNIVRGKSHSGNIAARDLAEMGVLDVLSSDYVPLSLLHAPFILADEVESISLPKAIAMVTSTPARTVSLDDRGRIATGLRADLVRVHRSHGVPVTRSVWRQGRRVA